The following proteins are encoded in a genomic region of Thermodesulfatator atlanticus DSM 21156:
- a CDS encoding LptF/LptG family permease — protein sequence MKIYQRYLLKPYLYFLCLMFPVFVGVYSLVEFFDKLDNITRAKLPLYYLFKYLFYRLPEIVFDLWPICLVLAGLLAFVFLARGGELLAFRSLGFSAKKLSFPYIAMALLLSMCFVVASDFFLPQSAYKAQFFWETKVRKKDPKGVIIKGKLHFRGVDSFLIAQVLTSSVTYLRDVTYAKIDKKGLPIRIIWAKEAFYQCGRWHFKDGLIKERKNKFVPKWFKKYSLVLEFDPDTVLTVKKTPRLHQLYELWQQREFLKQAGLPYTLAESEIAYRLCWPLAAGPLLLLSLPVLIGQRGRHALGKGLTLGVIFLMAGLVFFLLMKHLGDKGLVSPLLIQPLTLFVISLAGWVNFRIFRI from the coding sequence ATGAAAATTTACCAGCGCTATTTGCTAAAGCCATATCTTTACTTTCTTTGCTTAATGTTTCCAGTATTTGTAGGTGTTTATAGTTTAGTAGAGTTTTTTGATAAGCTTGACAATATTACCCGTGCTAAACTGCCTTTGTATTACCTGTTTAAGTATCTCTTTTATCGCCTCCCGGAAATAGTTTTTGATCTGTGGCCAATTTGTTTAGTTTTGGCAGGTCTGCTGGCTTTTGTATTTTTAGCCCGGGGAGGAGAACTTCTTGCTTTCCGAAGCCTTGGTTTTTCTGCTAAAAAACTCTCTTTTCCTTATATTGCTATGGCTCTTTTGCTTTCCATGTGTTTTGTAGTTGCGTCTGATTTTTTTCTTCCTCAGAGTGCCTATAAGGCCCAGTTTTTCTGGGAAACTAAAGTCCGCAAAAAAGATCCCAAGGGCGTGATCATAAAAGGAAAACTCCATTTTAGGGGGGTTGATTCTTTTTTAATTGCCCAAGTTTTAACTTCTTCGGTGACTTATCTTCGCGATGTAACTTATGCCAAAATTGACAAAAAAGGTCTGCCCATCCGCATTATTTGGGCAAAGGAAGCCTTTTATCAGTGTGGGCGCTGGCATTTTAAAGATGGTCTTATAAAGGAACGTAAGAATAAATTCGTCCCTAAATGGTTCAAAAAGTACTCCCTCGTACTTGAGTTTGACCCTGACACCGTCCTTACCGTGAAAAAGACCCCTCGCCTTCATCAATTATACGAACTCTGGCAGCAACGAGAGTTTTTAAAGCAGGCCGGGCTTCCTTATACTTTAGCAGAAAGCGAGATTGCCTATCGTTTGTGTTGGCCTTTGGCTGCCGGCCCCTTGCTGCTTTTATCTCTACCGGTGCTTATCGGTCAACGCGGTCGTCATGCGCTGGGTAAAGGCCTTACTTTGGGAGTAATTTTTCTCATGGCAGGGCTCGTCTTCTTTTTGCTTATGAAACATTTAGGAGACA